CTGGTCGGCGCGTTCAATAACCCTGACCCATTTTTCTCCGATGCATTCTTTGTCAAAGGCGGCCACTCCGCAGCTTACGGTGAGTTTGCCGGAGTCTGCGCCTTTATGTTCGATATTAAGCGCTTCAATGCTTTGTGTGATGCGCTGGGCGACGATCTGGGTTTTTTCAAGATTCTGGTCCGGCAGGATAACGATGATCTCTTCGCCGCCGTAACGAAAAACCTCATCTGAAGTTCGACTGGTATCCTTGATCGAGGTGGCGACTTTACGGAGTATCTGGTCACCTGATTGGTGGCCGTAGATATCGTTGTATGATTTGAAGAAATCAAGGTCGCACATTATGGCGCCGTAAGACTGTTGGTAACGGCAGGCGCGGTCATGGGATTTTTCGATGACTTCATGAAAGCTCCTGCGGTTGCCGATCTCTAAAAGCGGATCAATGCGGATGAGCAGCTCAAGTTTTGCGTTTTCTTCCTGAAGGTTTTTGTAGTGGTTGAGGATTCTTTCCCCTGCCCTGATCCTGCTTTCCAGTTCGTCGAGAACAAAAGGTTTTGCCAGATAATCATCAACGCCTGCGGCAAAGGCATTGATGATATCGATGATTTCGCCTTTTACGGTGAGCAGCATGAAATAAATGTAATCATGACCTTCCTGGTTGCGGATCGCCCGGCAGAGCTCGATGCCGTCAAGTTCCGGCATTATCCAGTCGGAGATGACGAAATCAATTTGTTCTTTGTGGAGTATCGCAAGGGCGGCCAGTCCGTTTGGAGCAGTCAGCGGGGAGAGGCCCATCTTTTGCAAGGCGTTTTCAAGACTCTTGCATAATTCCGTGTCATCCTCAACTATAAGTATTTTCATGTGGTTATCTTTGGCCAGTGGAGGTCCGGAGTCATTTTTTTAAAATATTTGTATTTGAGCGATTTGAGGTCGAAAAAAACACCTGATTGCGTAAGGATTTAACTCATACCATACCCAATAAAGAGCGGCAATGAATTCGGCATCGATTATATAAGAAAGAACATGAAACCAGTGAGTTCCGAGATTGTGCCTGACTTTTTAGATTATTCTGTTTCTGGGTTTTTCCGGTGAATGAGGCAAGCCAGGAATGATTACTGTAAGGTAGAGGGACACCCTGATTTCATTGGGAAAGATTTGGAAGTCTTTTGATGGTTTTTCCACTGGGGTGAATATTTTTGCAGGAAAAGCATGTGGTTCCTTATGTTGTCAGGTCCCAGTATTCATAACCCTAGCTTTTCTTTTAATCGGTCAATGAAGTTATTCTGCTTTTGGCTGAGGATTTTCATGTCTGAGGGCGCGATGCGCAGAGAGATTTTTTTGCCGTTGCCCCATGGCCACCAGGCGCAGTATATAAAATGGTTCGGGTCGGGTTCCGAGGTGAAAAGCATCTGTCCGGGGGAAAGACCTCCAAGCATATTGTTCACCGCCTTGATGGGTTCCGGGGCGTTACCGATATTTCCATTGTCCCAGGTAATCATCAGATGGCGGCAAAGAATTTCACGGATTTTTCCCTGATCCTGCACTTCAATTTCGCTGAGCAGGGTGGAGAAGCGATTGTCCAGTTTCCAGGTGAGAGTGCCTTGAAACACAAAAAGGAGTTCACTCCAGATTTTTTCGGGGTTTGTGAGAATGGGATCTGTCATAGGGTATTCCGCAGAGTATCTTGATATAATTTTCAGTTAAGCCGTTTTATCTCAGGATTTCGGGAGCAGTCGACAATGTGGTCATTGACCATACCCACTGCCTGCTGAAGACGTTTCAGCTTGTTGATCCGACAAACTTGAAGACTCTTTTTTTGAGTGCTTTAGCCATTGCATCTGATTCAGGTGCTTTTAAGACAAATAAATCATAACAGTGGGCGCTGTTTATTCAAAAACAATTATGCCCAAGTGACAAAGTAGATAGGCGTCGGCATGTGGAGCTACGTCAATGGACTGGGCTGTTCGACTCGCCGTTGGGTGAGTATTCATGAAAAAACGCAGCGCAATTTATTCGATTATACGTGGCATAAAACCTGTTAGAGTTATTAATAACTAAATTATTTTAAAGCCATAGCCATTTTTTCAGGAAGGGCCATGAATTTTTCTGCTATGGTGAATCATTGCTCCCTGTTACGCATTTAAGGGGAGTGGCACCAGGCCCTGCTTTCATTGGCAACAACACGCTGCGAAGTTGCCTCCGTCGGGTTATCGCCGGACAGGGGAAGACAAAGCGGTTAACTGCAAGGATTTATCATATGTTCCGCATCCGACGAGTGTATGACAGTACCCTGCCCATCGACAGTGACGCCATTGCCCAGGTTCAGGAAATACTGGGCAAGCAGTTTCCCGGGCTTTCACGCAAGTCAATCGACAGCCTGCCCTCCAAGCTGCTCAATCCGTTCAAGTATCAATTCCGCACCATTCTCTTTGTGGCGGACGGCCATCGTAACCGGGTGAAGGGTTTTGCCCTGGTCGACTATGCGCCTGATCTCAATTTCAGCTATCTAGATTTTCTTTCGGTGCAACCGACAAAAAATGCCGGAGGCATCGGCGGCGCCCTTTATGAAAAGGTGCGGGATGAGGCGAAAAACCTCAAATTCTGCGGCATCTTCATGGAGTGTCTGCCTGATGATCCCAGGCTCTGTCTCCATCGGTAAACTCTCAAGCAGAACAAGTCCAGGTTGCGCTTTTATGAACGATATGGTGCGGTGCCGATCATCAACACGGCCTACGAAACGCCCCTGGAAAAAGGGGGCGACTGTCCGCCCTACCTGGTTTACGATCAGCTCGGCGAGAACAACCCTCCGACCCTGGAGTCAGCCAGAAATATTGTGCGGGCCATTCTGACCAGAAAGTACGGAAAGGCATGTCCCGCAGGGTATATCGACATGGTGGTCCAGTCATTCAAGGACGACCCGATCCGCCTCCGGCCGTTCCGTTACATCAAAACCGAACCCGAAAAGGTGAAAACCATCTTTTCCCTGGAGCAGCGCATTGCCCTTGTGGTGAATGACAAACATGATATCCACCATGTCCATGAACGGGGATATGTCGAGGCTCCAGCCCGGATCAAATCCATCTTGAAAGGCATTGAACAGACCGGTTTTTTTGAACAGAAGCCTGCGCGTCATTTTCAGGAAAGCTATATCAAACAGGTGCATGACTCAAAGTTTGTCGAGTATCTCAAGCGGGTGTGCACTCATGTGGAGCCGGGGAAATCGGTCTACCCTTATGTTTTCCCGATCCGTAACGCCACCCGGCCCCCCAAGGAGCTGCCGGTGCGGGCAGGGTATTACTGTATTGACACCTTTACCCCTCTCAATCGCAATGCCTATGTGGCGGCGAAGGGGGCTGTTGACTGCGCCCTGACCAGCGCCAGTCTGCTCTTTGAGGGGTATCGGATTGCCTATGCCCTGGTCCGCCCTCCTGGCCATCATGCGGAACGCAAGGTTTTCGGGGGATTCTGCTATTTCAACTCAAACGCCATCGCCGCCAATTTTCTCAGCCGCCACGGCAAGGTGGCGGTGCTTGATGTTGATTATCATCACGGCAACGGCACCCAGGATATTTTTTATGACCGAGGGGATGTGTTCACCGTCTCCATCCATGGGCATCCAAGCTTTGCCTACCCGTATTTTGTCGGTTTCGGTGATGAACAGGGAGAAGGCCCGGGCTATAAATGTAACAAAAACTATCCAATGCCGGAAAAACTTGACGGTGCGGGATACCGGCAGGTACTGGAACGGGCCCTGAAACGGATCCGCTTGTTTTCCCCCCGTTTTCTGGTTCTGGCACTGGGCTATGACCCGGCCAAGAATGACCCCACCGGTTCCTGGGATCTCCAGGCAAAGGATTTTTACCAGAACGGTCTGCTTATCGGCCGGCTGCGCCTTCCCACTGTGGTCGTGCAGGAAGGTGGATATCGCACCAGTTCACTGGGCAGCAACGCCCGCGGCTTTTTTAATGGACTCTGGGAGGGTATGCACCGGCAGTAAGGAATATTTTGCCTCGGGCCTGATCGCTTCGTATTTCGAGCCTTTCACGGGTCACCTCAGCAGAAAGCCCTTTCGGCCTAATTGCTCCGGCTGAAAGTTCATGCTAATCACATTCATTATTTTTTGGTTTTTTTTCTGGGTGGTTTACTCTTTTTGTCGGTGAATTTGAAATGAAAAGAGAAGGTGTCGTCCATAGCTTCGAACTGAATGGCATAGGGGGAAGTTTTTAAGACATGAAGCATCGAATCATTCATCTGTAATACTTCACCCATGAATCCACTGATTCGTTTTTCCTTGGCTATATCAATCAATCTGCTCA
The Pseudomonadota bacterium DNA segment above includes these coding regions:
- a CDS encoding diguanylate cyclase; this encodes MKILIVEDDTELCKSLENALQKMGLSPLTAPNGLAALAILHKEQIDFVISDWIMPELDGIELCRAIRNQEGHDYIYFMLLTVKGEIIDIINAFAAGVDDYLAKPFVLDELESRIRAGERILNHYKNLQEENAKLELLIRIDPLLEIGNRRSFHEVIEKSHDRACRYQQSYGAIMCDLDFFKSYNDIYGHQSGDQILRKVATSIKDTSRTSDEVFRYGGEEIIVILPDQNLEKTQIVAQRITQSIEALNIEHKGADSGKLTVSCGVAAFDKECIGEKWVRVIERADQALYRAKSAGRNQVSI